In Balaenoptera ricei isolate mBalRic1 chromosome 4, mBalRic1.hap2, whole genome shotgun sequence, the genomic stretch CAAGTGAGGAATATTTAGACAATGAGTCTCAGGTTTCCTTAGGTCTTATGAATATGACATGACCTCAGTGCAGGATTGACAGGATGCCCTCAGAGGTCCAAGTTgggaaaactgattttaaaagtatttagcaGTTTTATGGTAGGAAGGTTTGGACAGAAAAGTTTTAGGTTTTGGAAAATGCACAAAATACCAGTTTTTACTTaggctccttccttccttccttccttcctccctccctccctccctttctttctttctttctaataaagttatttatttattatttatttatattggagatttatttattttggctgcactgggtcttcgttgcagcatgcaggcttctctagttgcagtgcacaggctctagagtgtgcaggctcagtagttgtggcgtgagggcttagttgcggtatgtgggatcttagttccctgagcagggattgaacctgggccccctgcattgggagtgcggagtcttaaccactggaccaccagggaagtccctacttagGCTCTTTTCTATAAAACATTTGATTgaggctttttctttctttttttaaaaacagatgagCATGGTTGATATTGCCAGGCTCAACAAGAGCAGCTCTTCTGCTGAGGAAAGTGGCCAAGATGTCCTGGAGAACACATTTTCTCAGAAGCATAAAGAACTATCCATTTTATTGTTGGAAATGAAAGAAGCCCAAGAGGAGATTGCATTCCTTAAGTTGCAGCTTCAAGGCAAAAGGGCAGAGGGTGACCCTGAGGTCCTTgaccaaaaagaaatgaaacagacaGAGAGTGAAGGAATACCTCCAGTTAAAATGACAGTATTGCTTGAAGATACAGGGCAACATTTTCCCCCCATGCCAAATGAAGAGAGCAGTCTTCCaacaattgaaaaagaagaacagatgaGCATTAAATACCAACACAGAACATCTGAGCAAATATCTTTAAATGACACTGGAATGGAATTAAAATCAGCAAAGcaggatgatgatgataaatCCCCTTCTGTGGTATCAGGTATTTGTCAGTATCACCAGGATGAATTGGAAAAGCTAAAAGGTCAAATTTTGGAGCTTGAGCTAAACCTTCATAAAGCAGAAGAGATCTATGAGAAAaatttagatgagaaaactaaggaaatAGGAAACCTAACCCAGCTGATTGAAGAGTTTAAGAAAAATGCTGAAAACACCAATAGTGCATTCACTGCTTTGTCTGAAGAAAGAGACCAGCTTCTTTCTCAGGTGAAGGAACTTAGTGTGGTAACGGAACTGAGGGCTCAGGTACAGCAACTGGAAGTGAACCTTGCAGAAGCAGAAAGGCAAAGAAGACTTGACTATGAAAGCCAGACTGCTCATCACAACTTGCTCACTGAACAGATCCACAGTCTCAGCATAGAAGCCAAATCTAAAGATGTAAAGATTGAAGTTTTACAGAACGAACTGGATGATGTGCAGGTTCAGTTTTCCGAGCAGAGTACAATGATCAAAAGCCTGCAGAGCCAGCTGCAGAAGAAGGAAAGTGAAGTGCTCGAGGGGGCAGACCGTGAGAGGGATATCTCAAATAAGGTGGAAGAACTTTCACAGGCTCTTTCACAGAAGGAACTTGAAATAGCAAATATGGACCAACTCttactagagaaaaagaaagatgtggaAATTCTCCAACAAACCATCGAGGAGAAGGATCAGCAAGTGACAGAAATCAGCTTTAGTATGATGGAGAAAATGGTTCAGCTTAATGAAGAGAAGTTTTCTCTTGGGGTTGAAATTAAGACACTTAAAGAACAGTTGAATTTATTATCCAGAGCTGAAGAGGCCAAAAAAGAGCAGGTGGAAGAAGATAAAGAAACAGTTTCTGGCATTAAACAGAATTATGATGAGCTGAACCCAGTAGGGCTAATAAGTAAAGAAGAACTTCAGTATGAATTAGACCTTGTAAAGAAAGAAAgtgagcagagaaaaagaaagctccAGGCTGCTCTTATTAACAGAAAGGAACTTCTACAGAGAGTCAGTAGATTAGAAGAGGAATTGGCCAAAGTGAAATATGAACCCAGGAAAGACACCCCACTCAGTGAGAGTGAGAGGAGGGAAATGGAGGAAgataaagaaagcaaagaagactTAGAAAAATGTGTGACTTCTAAGTGCCAAGAAATAGAAATGGTAATATCTTTAAAACAGGTAATATCCGAGAAGGAAGTGGAACTAGAGCATGTAAGGAAGGATTTGGAAGAAAAGGCAGCAGCTGAAGAACAGTTACAGGCTGTGGTCAAACAGATGAATCAGAATTTGCAAGAGAAGACAAACCAAATAGATCTGCTCCAAGCAGAAATCATTGAAAACCAAACAGTTATCCAAAAGTTAACCACAGGTAACAAGGATGCAGGTGATGGGGACTCAGCAGCACCTGTAATAGAAGCAGCAGCCATCAGTCCACTTGGTGCAGGTAGTGGAGAACACTGGAAAccagaactggaagaaaaaataatggaccttgaaaaagaaaaggaacaactTCAAAAGAAGCTACAGGAAGTATTAACCTCTCGCAAGGTGATTCTAAAAAAGGCACAGGAGAAAGAAAGACATCTTCGGGAGGAACTCAAGCAACAGAAAGATGACTATAATCGCTTGCAAGAACAGTTTGATGAGCAAAGCAAGGAAAGTGAGAACATTGGGGACCAACTAAGGCAACTACAGATTCAAGTAAAGGAATCTTCGGACAGAAAACTCCCAGGCAGTGGCCAGCGGGAACCAGGTTCTCCCAGTCAAGGTTTAGAAGAACCTTTATTCAAAGCCACAGAGCAGCAACCTGCTCAACCTGCTTCAGAGTCTGACTTGTGCCCAGACTGGCCTTCTCATCCTGGAGATACAAATGGTCTGCAGGGCAATACTGCTATTGCCCGGATTAAGACACAGCTGAAAGAAATAGAGGCTGAGAAAGAAGAGTTAGAGTTGAAGGTTAACTCTACAGTAAGTGAGCTGACTAAAAAATCAGAAGAGGTATTTCAGTTACAAGAGCAGATAAATAAACAGAATTTAGAAATCCAAAGTCTGAAGGCAGCATCCCATGAAGCTGAAGCCCACGCAGAAAGCCTGAGGCAACAACTGGAAAGCAGTCAACTAGAAATCACTGGATTAGAACATTTAAGAGAATTACAGCCTGAACTAGGTGAACTGCAAAAACTCATaagcaaaaaagaagaagaagttaGATACCTTTCTGGACAGCTTAGTGCGAAGGAAACAGCCCTTACTAAAGTACAGACAGAGATAATAGAACAAGAGGATTTAGTGAAGGCTCTGCATACACAGCTGGAAATGCAAGCCAAAGCACATGATGAGAAGATAAAGCAGGTACAGGTGGAGCTTTGTGAAATGAAGCAGAAACCAGAAGAGATTGGAGAAGAAAGTAAAGCAAAGCAACAAATACAGAGGAAACTGCAAGCTGCCCTTATTTCCCGAAAAgaagtactaaaagaaaacaaacgtCTCCAAGAAGAGTTGTCTTTGGCCAGAGATACCACTGAACATCTCACCAAGTCTCTGGCAGATGTGGAAAACCAAGTTTCTgctcaaaataaagagaaagatataTTCTTAGGAAAGTTAGCTCTTTTTCAGGAAGAAAGAGACAAACTCAttgcagaaatggacagatctttAATGGAAAATCAAAGTCTCAATGGTTCTTGTGAAAGTCTGAAATTAGCTCTGGAGGGTCTTACTGAAGACAAGGAAAACTTagtgaaagaaattgaatcttTGAAATGTTCTAAGATTGCAGAAAGCACTGAGTGGCAAGAGAAACACAAAGAGTTACAAAAGGAATATGAAATTCTTCTGCAGTCCTATGAGAATGTTAGTAATGAGGCAGAAAGGATTCAGCATGTGGTAGAAACTGTGAGGCAAGAGAAGCAAGAACTATTTGGCAAGTTAAGAAGCACAGAAGGAAacaagaaagagacagaaaagcagTTGCAGGAAGCTAAACAGGAAATGGAGGAGAtgaaagaaaagatgagaaagTTTGCTAAATCTAAACAGCAGAAAATCCTAGAGTTGGAAGAAGAGAATGAGAGGCTTAGAGCAGAGGTACACCCTGCAGGAGGTACATCTAAAGATAGTATGGAAGCACTTCTTTCTTCCAATTCTGACATGAAGGAGGAACTAGAAAGGGTCCAAACAGAGTATAAAACCCTTTCTAAGGAGTTTGAGGCTTTAATGATGGAGAAGGACTCTTTAAGTGAAGAGGTTCAGGATTTAAAGCATCAGATAGAAGGTAATGTATCCAAACAAGCTAGCCTGGAGGCCAGTGAGAAACATGATAACCAGATGGTTGTCACTGAAGAGGCAACCCAGTCTGCTCCAGGTGAGGCCCATGAGCAAAACTCTCCCAGTGTGAACCCAAGGTCTGAAAATTCAGAATCCATTCATTCAGAGAACAGTGCCAAGCCTGATATAAGTGAGAATGTCAGCTTACATGATGCAATTAATAATTACCTACAGCAGATGGATCAGCTCAAAGAAAGAATCACTGAATTAGAGGAGGACAAGCAGAAAGACAAGGAATTTAGCCAGACTTTAGAAAATGAGAGAGCTGCTTTATTGAGTCAAATATCAGCAAAGGATGGTGAACTAAAAATGCTTCAGGAAGAAGTAGCCAAAATAAACTCGATAAATCAGCAAATCCAAGAAGAACTTGCCAGAGTTACCAAGCTAAAGGAGAcagcagaggaagagaaagatgatTTGGAAGAGAGGCTTATGAATCAATTAGCAGAACTTAATGGAAGCATTGGGAATTATTATCAGGATGTTACAGATGCCCAAATCAAAAATGAGCTACTAGAATCTGAAATGCAGAAccttaaaaagtgtgtgagtgaattggaagaagaaaagcagcAGTTAGTCAAGGAGAAAACTAAGGTGGAATCAGAAATACGAAAAGAAtatatggagaaaatacaaggtgCTCAGAAAGGGCCTGGCAATAAAAGTCATGCAAAGGAACTTCAGGagctgttaaaagaaaaacagcaagaaGTAAAGCAGCTGCAGAAGGATTGCATTAGGTACCAAGAGAAAATCAGTGCTCTGGAGAGAACTGTTAAGGCCTTAGAATTTGTTCAGACTGAGTCCCAAAAAGATTTGGAAATAACCAAAGAAAATCTGGCTCAAGCCAATGAACATCGCAAGAAGGCAGAAACAGAATTAGCTAGCTTCAAAGTACTGCTAGATGACACTCAAAGTGAAGCAGCAAGGGTCCTAACAGACAATTTCAAGTTGAAAAAGGAGCTTCAGTCAAATAAAGAATCAGTTAAAAGCCAAATGAAACAAAAGGATGAAGATCTTGAGCGAAGACTGGAGCAGGTAGAGGAGAAACACCTGAAAGAGAAGAAGAATATGCAAGAGAAACTGGATGCTTTGCATAGAGAAAAAGTCCACTTAGAAGAGACATTTGGAGAGATTCAGGTTACTTTGAACAAGAAAGACAAGGAAGTTAAGCAACTTCAGGAAAACTTGGATAGTACTGTGGCCCAGCTTGCAGCTTTCACTAAGAGCATGTCTTCCCTCCAGGATGATCGGGACAGGGTGATAGATGAAGCCAAGAAATGGGAGAGGAAGTTCAGTGATGCTATTCAaaccaaagaagaagaaattagacTTAAAGAAGAGAATTTCAGTGTTCTAAAGGATCAGCTTAGGCAGATGTCCATCCACATGGAGGAATTGAAGATCAACATTTCCAGGTAAATGAATAATGACTTTTTTTGCTCTTCCAAAGGTAATTGAAGGCAAAGGAAGTCTCTATTTAAACTATTTCTATTCTCTTTAATATTATGGGACTAATTTTGGTTTAAATTCTCCCCGAAGATGTATTCCCTCTCACTTCTGTCTCTCTCGCTCTCTTGCAAATGACATGCAAATGACTTTCTGCTACAACTTGTATTAACATGAAAAATTCACGTCTGCTTCTCTACCCATCTTTCTACTGAGAGATCTCTtagatttcttcctttcttctcatttccGTTATCGTTGTCTGAATTTTTACCATAGTACATATTATTGTACTCTCAAATTACTGCCTTAGCCTCTGAAACgatctcctctcttctcttcctcataTTCCACATCAATTCATACTGCATATGCCTGCTAGAGTTACTTTCTTCAAACTCCAATTTTATATCACTTTTCAGGCTCAGGAAATAACAGTGTCCCCCACACTTTGTACTCTCATCTTTAGTAGGATCCTTCTGCCCTGAGACAGGTCTCCTCATTGCCTCTCATACCAAGATTATTCCGTTAAGGGGCCAGACAACAGCTTGTCTAGAGCAAAGAACAAAATTGGGGGCACTCTTTAGAGTGTCCAAGGTCATGTCACTAAATTAGCAACAtactttggagtttatttttatacgAATTCTTAGGTGCAATATACCTTTAATACAGAACATTCAGTAGAGCTAATACCTCTTTATTAAAAAGATGAACACCTTCAATTATGAATATTTATTCACTTGTAGATCTGAGTACATGTTGTAGTATGTGTTCCCTAGGCATCAAGTACTTTTCCCTTGAAATCTGTAATTAAtgaccttctctctttttctaggCTTGAACATGACAAGCAGATTTGGGAGTCCAAAGCTCAGACAGAGGTCCAGCTTCAGCAGAAGGTCTGTGATACTCTACAGGGAGAAAACAAAGAACTTTTTTCCCAGCTAGAAGAGACTCGACATCTATACCGTAGTTCTCAGGATGAATTAGCTAAGTTGGAATCAGAACTGAAGATTCTCAGAGACCAGTCAACTGATTTAAATAactctttagaaaaatataaggaaaataaagaaaatttggaagGGATCATAAAGCAGCAAGAGGCTGATATCCAAAATTGTAAGTTCAGTTATGAACAGCTAGAGACAGATCTTCAGGCCTCCAGACAACTGACCAGTAGGCTGCATGAAGAAATAAACATGAAAGAGCAGAAGATTATAAGCCTGCTTTCTGCCAAGGAACAGGCAGTCCAAGTAGCTGTTGCTGAACTGCATCAGCAGCatgataaagaaattaaagaattggAAAATCTGCTGtcccaggaggaagaggagaatacTGTTTTagaagaagagaacaaaaaagcTGTTGACAAAACCAATCAGCTTATGGAAACactgaaaaacatgaaaaaggagaacatgCAACAGAAGGCTCAGTTGAATTCCTTTGTTAAATCCATGTCTTCTCTCCAGGATGACCGAGACCGTATAGTAGGTGACTACCAACAGCTGGAAGAGCGACATCTCTCTGTGATCTTGGAAAAAGACCAACTCATCCAGGATGCTGCTACTGAGAATAATAAGCTGAAGGAAGAAATTCGATGCTTGAGAAGTCATATGGATGATCTCAATTCTGAGAATGCCAAGCTCAATGCAGAACTGATCCAATATAGAGAAGACCTGAACCAAGTGATATCAAGGAAGGACTGTCAGCAAAAGCAGCTCCTTGAAGCTCAACTTCAGCAGACTAAGGAGGTGAAAAGTGAGTATGCTAAATTAGAAGAAAAGCTCAAGGAGTCTGAGGAAGCAAAGGAGGAGCTGCAGAGGTCCTCTCTTGCCCTCCAGGAGGAGAAACGAGGTTTATCTAAAGAGATTGAGAACTTAAAAGTATGTCTGTCCCAACTAAAGAAACAATTGACAGGCTTGCACGAAGAAGGTACTTTAGGAATATTCCAGGCCCaattaaaagcaaaagaagaGGTACAGAAGTTAAATACTACCCTTTCTTTGTCTCAGAAGAGAATTACAGAACTGGAGGAGGAATTGGTTCGTGTTCAGAAGGAAGCTGCCAAAAAGGTAGGTGAAATTGAAGTTAAACTGAAGAAGGAATTAAAGCATCTTCATCATGATGCAGGGATAATGCGAAATGAAACTGAAACAGCGGAAGAGAGGGTGGCGGAGCTAGCAAGAGATCTGGTAGAGATGGAACAGAAGTTACTCATGgtcaccaaagaaaataaagatctcaCAGCACAAATCCAGTCTTTTGGAAGGTCAATGAGTTCCCTACAAGACAGTAGAGATCATGCCAATGAGGAAGTTGaggaactgaaaaagaaatatgaggCCAGTCTGAAGGAGTTGGCACAGCTGAGAGAAGAGCAGGGCCTC encodes the following:
- the GOLGB1 gene encoding golgin subfamily B member 1 isoform X5, producing the protein MLSRLSGLANVVLHELSGDETDENMRASIEPELPQESDMEFNDRTQEDVLERLAYTEQLVQELKEIIGQKDAQLQQKDEILQEERKAADNKIKKLKLHAKAKLTSLNKHIEEMKAQGGTVLATEPQSEEQLSKHDKSSTEEEMEVEKIKHKLEEKEELISSLQAQLSQAQAEQATQFAKSSTEMEEFLMMKKQLQEKEELISTLQTQLSQTQAEQAAQKLRVLQRKLEEHEEALLGRAQVVDLLQQELTAAEQRNQIFSQQLQQIEAEQSTLRNTIETERQESKILMEKMELEVAERKLSFHNLQEEMHHLLEQLEQAGQAQAELQSRYSALEQKHRTEMAEKTSHILSLQKTEQELHSACDALKDQNSKLLQDKSEQAAHSAQVIQQLEDQLQEKSEEINQFLNKATLLKHEIASQTSLPDVSNEGTQAVTEESIAFLQKRVVELENEKGALLFNSIELEELKAENEKLSSQITLLEAQKRTGEADRDVSEMSMVDIARLNKSSSSAEESGQDVLENTFSQKHKELSILLLEMKEAQEEIAFLKLQLQGKRAEGDPEVLDQKEMKQTESEGIPPVKMTVLLEDTGQHFPPMPNEESSLPTIEKEEQMSIKYQHRTSEQISLNDTGMELKSAKQDDDDKSPSVVSGICQYHQDELEKLKGQILELELNLHKAEEIYEKNLDEKTKEIGNLTQLIEEFKKNAENTNSAFTALSEERDQLLSQVKELSVVTELRAQVQQLEVNLAEAERQRRLDYESQTAHHNLLTEQIHSLSIEAKSKDVKIEVLQNELDDVQVQFSEQSTMIKSLQSQLQKKESEVLEGADRERDISNKVEELSQALSQKELEIANMDQLLLEKKKDVEILQQTIEEKDQQVTEISFSMMEKMVQLNEEKFSLGVEIKTLKEQLNLLSRAEEAKKEQVEEDKETVSGIKQNYDELNPVGLISKEELQYELDLVKKESEQRKRKLQAALINRKELLQRVSRLEEELAKVKYEPRKDTPLSESERREMEEDKESKEDLEKCVTSKCQEIEMVISLKQVISEKEVELEHVRKDLEEKAAAEEQLQAVVKQMNQNLQEKTNQIDLLQAEIIENQTVIQKLTTGNKDAGDGDSAAPVIEAAAISPLGAGSGEHWKPELEEKIMDLEKEKEQLQKKLQEVLTSRKVILKKAQEKERHLREELKQQKDDYNRLQEQFDEQSKESENIGDQLRQLQIQVKESSDRKLPGSGQREPGSPSQGLEEPLFKATEQQPAQPASESDLCPDWPSHPGDTNGLQGNTAIARIKTQLKEIEAEKEELELKVNSTVSELTKKSEEVFQLQEQINKQNLEIQSLKAASHEAEAHAESLRQQLESSQLEITGLEHLRELQPELGELQKLISKKEEEVRYLSGQLSAKETALTKVQTEIIEQEDLVKALHTQLEMQAKAHDEKIKQVQVELCEMKQKPEEIGEESKAKQQIQRKLQAALISRKEVLKENKRLQEELSLARDTTEHLTKSLADVENQVSAQNKEKDIFLGKLALFQEERDKLIAEMDRSLMENQSLNGSCESLKLALEGLTEDKENLVKEIESLKCSKIAESTEWQEKHKELQKEYEILLQSYENVSNEAERIQHVVETVRQEKQELFGKLRSTEGNKKETEKQLQEAKQEMEEMKEKMRKFAKSKQQKILELEEENERLRAEVHPAGGTSKDSMEALLSSNSDMKEELERVQTEYKTLSKEFEALMMEKDSLSEEVQDLKHQIEGNVSKQASLEASEKHDNQMVVTEEATQSAPGEAHEQNSPSVNPRSENSESIHSENSAKPDISENVSLHDAINNYLQQMDQLKERITELEEDKQKDKEFSQTLENERAALLSQISAKDGELKMLQEEVAKINSINQQIQEELARVTKLKETAEEEKDDLEERLMNQLAELNGSIGNYYQDVTDAQIKNELLESEMQNLKKCVSELEEEKQQLVKEKTKVESEIRKEYMEKIQGAQKGPGNKSHAKELQELLKEKQQEVKQLQKDCIRYQEKISALERTVKALEFVQTESQKDLEITKENLAQANEHRKKAETELASFKVLLDDTQSEAARVLTDNFKLKKELQSNKESVKSQMKQKDEDLERRLEQVEEKHLKEKKNMQEKLDALHREKVHLEETFGEIQVTLNKKDKEVKQLQENLDSTVAQLAAFTKSMSSLQDDRDRVIDEAKKWERKFSDAIQTKEEEIRLKEENFSVLKDQLRQMSIHMEELKINISRLEHDKQIWESKAQTEVQLQQKVCDTLQGENKELFSQLEETRHLYRSSQDELAKLESELKILRDQSTDLNNSLEKYKENKENLEGIIKQQEADIQNCKFSYEQLETDLQASRQLTSRLHEEINMKEQKIISLLSAKEQAVQVAVAELHQQHDKEIKELENLLSQEEEENTVLEEENKKAVDKTNQLMETLKNMKKENMQQKAQLNSFVKSMSSLQDDRDRIVGDYQQLEERHLSVILEKDQLIQDAATENNKLKEEIRCLRSHMDDLNSENAKLNAELIQYREDLNQVISRKDCQQKQLLEAQLQQTKEVKSEYAKLEEKLKESEEAKEELQRSSLALQEEKRGLSKEIENLKVCLSQLKKQLTGLHEEGTLGIFQAQLKAKEEVQKLNTTLSLSQKRITELEEELVRVQKEAAKKVGEIEVKLKKELKHLHHDAGIMRNETETAEERVAELARDLVEMEQKLLMVTKENKDLTAQIQSFGRSMSSLQDSRDHANEEVEELKKKYEASLKELAQLREEQGLLSKERDVLVSKAAFPINSTEDNSLPHLEKLNQQLLSKDDQLLHLSSQLEDSYNQVQSFSKAMASLQNERDRLLSELEKFRKSEEGKQRSAAPPATSPDEVQSLKKAMSSLQNDRDRLLKELKNLQQQYLQINQEITELRPLKAQLQEYQDKTKTFQIMQEELRQENLSWQHELHQLRMEKSSWEIHDRRMKEQYLMAIADKEQQLSHMQNLMRELRSSSSPTETHKVQYQRQASPETPASLDGSQNLVYETERLRTQLNDSLKEIHQKELRIQQLNSKFSQLLEEKNTLSIQLCDTSQSLRENQQHYSDLFNHCAVLEKQVQELQVVSEKGPLNIDVAPGAPQEKNGAHRKGDPEELREPQLSFSEAQQQLCNTKQEVNELRKLLEEERDQKVAAEAALSMAEEQIRRLEHGEWDSARSPIIGSCGSQEQALLIDLTSNSCRRTRSGAGWKRVLRSLCHSRTRVPLLAAIYFLMVHVLLVLCFTGHL